The Streptococcus viridans genome contains the following window.
GTCGTCGTTGACGTGGTCGTTGGTTCCTCAGTAGTGGTTGTGCTTGTTGTAGTAGTTGTAGTAGTCGTCGTGGTTGTAGTTGTTCGATCCCCACTACCGCTACCTGAAGCACTTTCCAAACGAGTCAAGGCGTTGATTGAGCGAGACTTGTCAAAATTGCTAGCTGACCATTCTAGGACATTGGCCACTTTACTTCCTTCAGGAAGTGCTGACTTCAACTCTGTTGTGTACTCAATGTACATAGCCCAGTTCCAGTTATCCCCAAAATTAATCGTGAATCCTGTAATATCACCATCAGCATTTCTGGTAAACTCGGCTTTTTTGCTAAAGTTATCAATTGGATCCAATTTAAGAAGAGCCGCCTCATTCGGAATCTTCTCTGGCTGAGTTGCATAACGAACAGCACGTAGAGAACCTTCTACTAAGACTTGTCCGCTGTCGCTGAAGTCGTCCTTGATGACCATATTGTTCAACTTGTCTTGAACCGCATTCAAGACAATACGCCATTTTATCCGCTTAGGATTTTGTGGATCTTGGTAACCATACTTCATTTCATAGTCACCAGCTTCACCATCGTCCTTGTTGTAGTTCAATGTGAAGTCAGTGCTACCAAATGTAAAGTAGTAAGTCCCCGTCTTTGGCAGGTTTGCTGCATTTGGACGGACATTGTACTTCAAGGTCATTACCTTATCTTTGTAATTCTCAGTGAAATAGTTTGTAAAGGTAATGGTCACCTTTTGCGTACTTGGATCTGTCACTGCATTGGCAATTACTTCACCATTTTCGTGTACAATCGGAAACTCTAGCTTGGTCACCAGGCCTAGTTCTTTTGGAAGATCTAAAACCAATGTGTCACCAGCATTGATCTGCTGTGAGTCAGGGAAACTAATCTCGTTTGTCGCCTCCATCGTTTGACCAGTAGTGATCTTCGTGTCGGCAGTTAACGGTTGGTTATCAACCTTAATTTCAGTTTTTATCGTATAACTGGTTACTTCAGTCGCAAAGACTGTCGTAAAAACTGTCAAGGATAAAACTAAAAGACTCATAAATGCTAAAACTCGCTTCACGCGTGCTTTTGTGGTCTGCATATTATGCTCCTTTATAAATTATTTGATTATTATTGTAACATATCTGTTTATAAATGCAAGATTTTTTAATTATTTTTCACTAATTGTTCAGTTTTTTGTCAATTCGATTTCATAGAAGAGCCAAAGACTCTCAAACACTGAAACGAAGGCTATCGTCAGCGATTCGATGCCTAGCGAAAATCGTCTTATTGTTCATGTTTTTCATTAAATTTTCACAAGCTTTTCTTGGTTTTTCAGATGTCGTTTTCATTACTTCAGGAACAAAAGAAAGCGACCTATATAAAAAAACAGTAGTCACTATGCAACTACTGCCTTCTAAAATCGTCTATTATGATGAAAATATCTCAGAAAATATGTTGATGAATGCTAATCAAACAGACGAGAGAACCGCTTTTTTACTTCACCTTCTCTAAAATATAAACGTGAGCGGACGAATACTGACTCTCCCGGTATCCTAAAGCTTCATAACCCGCTAATAATTGATTGTATTCTTCGTTTTGATCCTTTTGAGATTGAGGGATCACAATATAATCAATTGTCTGATCCGCCTTCTTATCATTGTGATAGAAAATATCAAAGAGTTTTTTATGACCTCTAAGAGATGGCGTATAGGCTCCCTCAGCTAAGATTGAAGTATCCTTTGGCAAACTTCCTAAAGTCTTTTGGATTTCGTCAAACATTTCTTTATTTTGACGGTAATATCCGATATTAAAGGACCAATTATGAGTAAAGTGGTGTAGAAGACTACCAGAAAAAATAATTCCTACTATCACGATAGCTACCGCCATTTTTTCCTGTAGGATGTTAGTTTCTTTCAAATCCTCTAATGCTAGAAGAGCCA
Protein-coding sequences here:
- a CDS encoding LPXTG cell wall anchor domain-containing protein; the protein is MQTTKARVKRVLAFMSLLVLSLTVFTTVFATEVTSYTIKTEIKVDNQPLTADTKITTGQTMEATNEISFPDSQQINAGDTLVLDLPKELGLVTKLEFPIVHENGEVIANAVTDPSTQKVTITFTNYFTENYKDKVMTLKYNVRPNAANLPKTGTYYFTFGSTDFTLNYNKDDGEAGDYEMKYGYQDPQNPKRIKWRIVLNAVQDKLNNMVIKDDFSDSGQVLVEGSLRAVRYATQPEKIPNEAALLKLDPIDNFSKKAEFTRNADGDITGFTINFGDNWNWAMYIEYTTELKSALPEGSKVANVLEWSASNFDKSRSINALTRLESASGSGSGDRTTTTTTTTTTTTTSTTTTEEPTTTSTTTEEPTTTSTTTTEEPTTTSTTTTEEPSTTSTTTTEEPTTTSTTTTEEPTTTSTTTTEEPTTTSTTTTTTTTTTTGGGRPTTTTTTTTPGGPTTGETAEPTPGGGTGGGRKKLLPSTGEVVATGLVISGVIVLIGAIVLKRKISNK